In Neofelis nebulosa isolate mNeoNeb1 chromosome 10, mNeoNeb1.pri, whole genome shotgun sequence, one DNA window encodes the following:
- the LOC131486592 gene encoding olfactory receptor 51M1, which yields MLLSNITQFSPMFYLTGFPGLDTIEHWIFIPFFLMYLVAISGNCFILIVIKTNPRLHRPMYYLLSFLAFTDLGLSVSTLPTTMGIFWFKSHGIYFVACQIQMFCIHSFSFMESSVLLIMSFDRFLAICHPLRYSVIITSQRVIRAGLAVIFRGPVALVPLVLLLKTFPYCGPRVLSHSFCLHQEVIHLACTDTTFNNLYGLAVVVFTMMLDLVLIALSYGVILHTVARLASQEEQLRAFQTCTSHLCAVLIFFVPMVGLSLVHRFGKHVPLAVHLLMANVYLFVPPMLNPIIYSIKTKEIRHIISKLLGLKKVSTKSWS from the coding sequence ATGCTCTTATCCAACATTACTCAGTTTAGTCCCATGTTCTACCTCACTGGCTTTCCTGGATTGGACACCATCGAACACTGGATCTTCATCCCCTTTTTCCTTATGTACCTTGTGGCCATCTCAGGCAATTGTTTCATTCTGATAGTTATTAAGACCAACCCTCGTCTGCACAGACCCATGTACTATCTACTCTCTTTTCTGGCCTTCACTGACCTGGGACTGTCAGTGTCTACCTTGCCCACCACTATGGGAATCTTTTGGTTCAAATCTCATGGTATCTACTTTGTGGCTTGTCAGATCCAGATGTTCTGTATCCACTCATTTTCCTTCATGGAGTCCTCAGTGCTCCTTATTATGTCCTTTGACCGCTTTTTGGCTATCTGCCACCCCCTTAGGTACTCGGTCATTATCACTAGCCAGCGAGTGATCAGGGCAGGTCTGGCTGTCATCTTCCGGGGACCTGTGGCCCTAGTTCCCCTTGTCCTCCTCCTGAAGACTTTTCCCTACTGTGGGCCTCGAGTCCTTTCCCATTCTTTCTGCCTACACCAGGAAGTGATACACTTGGCCTGCACAGATACCACCTTCAACAACCTGTATGGGCTGGCAGTGGTGGTGTTCACTATGATGCTGGACCTGGTGCTCATTGCACTGTCTTATGGGGTCATCCTGCACACTGTGGCAAGACTGGCCTCCCAAGAGGAGCAGCTCCGAGCCTTCCAAACATGTACCTCACACCTCTGTGCTGTACTGATATTCTTTGTGCCTATGGTGGGGCTGTCCCTCGTGCACCGCTTTGGGAAGCACGTCCCACTTGCTGTCCACCTTCTCATGGCCAATGTCTATCTCTTTGTGCCTCCCATGCTTAATCCAATCATATACAGTATTAAGACCAAGGAGATCCGCCACATCATCAGCAAACTCCTTGGTCTTAAGAAGGTCAGTACTAAGTCTTGGAGCTAA
- the LOC131488658 gene encoding olfactory receptor 51L1-like, whose protein sequence is MRISTLPNANASFSTFLLTGFPGLEWAHHWISLPIFVGYLVALVGNATILHLVRTEPSLHQPMYYFLAILAVTDLGLCMSTLPSVLGVLWFDARMVGLVPCVLQQHFLHSFSFMESVVLFAMALDCPVVIRFPPHYASVLTGSRVPLAGAVLGVRSAAITAAPSLHLLKFDYCRPRALSHAYCLHQDMILLTCSDTHFNRLYGLCIIMLAMGSDVLFILLSYTIIVHTVLAIASAGERLKALNTSVSHILAMFCFYVPVLGLSVVHRFGHHTSPLVHIFMGTVSVLFPPLMNPVL, encoded by the coding sequence ATGAGGATATCCACCCTACCAAATGCCAACGCGAGCTTCTCTACGTTCCTGCTGACTGGCTTCCCAGGCCTGGAATGGGCTCACCACTGGATCTCACTACCCATTTTTGTAGGATACCTGGTGGCCCTCGTAGGTAATGCTACCATCTTGCATCTGGTACGAACTGAGCCTTCTCTCCACCAGCCCATGTACTACTTCTTGGCCATCCTGGCTGTGACAGACTTGGGCCTGTGCATGTCCACGCTGCCCTCAGTGCTGGGTGTGCTGTGGTTTGATGCCCGGATGGTGGGCCTGGTGCCCTGTGTTCTGCAGCAACACTTTCTACACTCCTTCTCCTTCATGGAGTCAGTGGTGCTCTTCGCCATGGCTCTGGACTGCCCGGTGGTCATCCGATTCCCACCGCACTATGCGTCAGTGCTCACAGGTTCTCGTGTGCCACTAGCCGGGGCTGTGCTGGGCGTGCGGAGTGCTGCCATCACTGCGGCACCCTCACTGCACCTACTGAAGTTTGACTACTGTCGCCCCAGGGCACTGTCCCATGCCTACTGCCTTCACCAGGACATGATCCTCCTGACCTGCTCTGACACACATTTCAACAGACTCTATGGGCTGTGCATCATCATGCTGGCCATGGGCTCCGATGTCCTCTTCATCCTGCTCTCCTACACTATCATTGTCCACACTGTGCTGGCCATCGCCTCTGCCGGGGAGAGGCTCAAGGCCCTCAACACCTCTGTCTCACACATCCTGGCCATGTTCTGCTTCTATGTGCCTGTGCTAGGCCTGTCTGTTGTGCACAGGTTTGGGCACCACACCTCACCCTTGGTGCACATCTTCATGGGCACTGTCTCTGTGCTCTTCCCACCCCTGATGAACCCTGTTCTATAG